TGACGATGTCTGCCTTCTGCTCTGACAGCATTTTTGTAAAATCTTCAGGACCATAGCTGCTCACCGGAGTCGCGTTATACTGTTCACTCAAGTACTTATTTGTGTATTCCATTCTTTTTGTATTGCTGTCGCAAATCCCGGTCAATGTTCCATACTCTTTGAATTTACCGAATAGGGCATCAATATACATAAAGGCCCGGCTTCCTGTACCCACCAGGCAATATCTCTTATTTTTCATTGATTGAACTCCTCCAATAATTGATACTAAAAAATATAACAGATGCCCTAACAATGTTTCTTGACACTAAATTCACATTTTCTTGACATTTTCGCTCATTCCCAACAAAATCAGCTATGCTTCACTACTGCTCCTCTGGAACAAGGAATTATCATCTGAGACCCGTAAAGACCCATTTAAGACACTACTGGGAATTTCAGTTTTTTATAGGAGGCCGCAGCTGTCCTTCATTCCCCGGGAGCGGAAGATTCCCTGAAAATGAGAATAATTTCTGGATTTTAAGACCCGACTGTGCCCATGGATGGCATGAGACTGAAAACAAAGCCTGTGATGTAGCGGTCTTTCATTTTTCAGAAGTGCCTGAAACTCTGGGCAGACTCTTTAACAGCAATGCGGCACTGGCAGTCACCCTCCCTCAGAAACTACTGGATGAAGCCCATGATCTGGCACGCCATCATGGGTCTGAAGTCTTAAATCCCGATGCACTTAGCCCGGTCCGGTACAGACTCTGCCTGGACAGGCTCAGCCTTATATTTCTGGAAGAGATGAACCG
The sequence above is a segment of the Oceanispirochaeta sp. genome. Coding sequences within it:
- a CDS encoding AraC family transcriptional regulator codes for the protein MLHYCSSGTRNYHLRPVKTHLRHYWEFQFFIGGRSCPSFPGSGRFPENENNFWILRPDCAHGWHETENKACDVAVFHFSEVPETLGRLFNSNAALAVTLPQKLLDEAHDLARHHGSEVLNPDALSPVRYRLCLDRLSLIFLEEMNRQREISNPSREKMICDAAIAWMCSHMEEGPKIQELAEKMGYNISHLRRIFQEITGESPHKELTIRRMIRAAELLKSGTNTVIDISMACGYHSHSAFTRAFKGYYGVSPSEFRKQEKTLA